In one window of Meiothermus sp. DNA:
- the serS gene encoding serine--tRNA ligase, which translates to MLDIKFIRENPEIVRKAIEKKAVTLDLDELLALDAQVQELKRKTEALQAERNANAKAASKARPEERAAMIEKGKEIGRQLALLEPQLRDLEAKLKNLLYLTPTIPWEGAPVGPDDSFNVETRVHGNPRIFLFEPLDHVTLIEKNGWGDFERAAKVSGSRSYILRGDLMVYEQALLRFALDRMIQAGFTPMSVPSLTKEEVLYGHGQFPTARDQVYSVDGEDAFLAGTAEVLLNYLHAGEILPESELPKTYCALSPCFRSEAGSAGKDVRGLMRVHQFNKVEQYVLCKADLEESKKWFDTMLSISEGILQALELPYRVLEVSTGDMGLGKYQQVDLETWVPSENRYRETHSCSALLDWQARRANLRYRDENGKVRYAYTLNNTALATPRILVMLLENHQNEDGTVNVPKAVQPYFGKERLEPTL; encoded by the coding sequence ATGCTAGACATCAAATTCATCCGTGAAAACCCCGAAATCGTCCGCAAGGCCATCGAAAAGAAAGCCGTTACCCTCGACCTCGACGAGTTGCTGGCCCTGGACGCACAGGTGCAGGAGCTCAAACGAAAAACCGAGGCTCTCCAGGCCGAGCGCAACGCCAACGCCAAAGCCGCCAGCAAGGCCCGGCCCGAGGAGCGCGCGGCCATGATTGAAAAGGGCAAGGAGATTGGGCGGCAGCTCGCCCTTCTCGAGCCCCAGCTACGTGACCTCGAGGCCAAGCTGAAGAACCTGCTCTATCTAACACCTACCATTCCCTGGGAGGGTGCGCCGGTTGGCCCTGACGACTCGTTTAATGTGGAGACCCGCGTCCACGGCAACCCCCGCATCTTCCTGTTCGAGCCCCTCGACCATGTAACGCTCATCGAGAAAAACGGCTGGGGCGATTTTGAACGGGCCGCCAAGGTCTCGGGCTCTCGCTCATACATCCTGAGGGGTGATCTGATGGTCTACGAGCAAGCCCTGCTGCGTTTTGCCCTCGACCGGATGATCCAGGCCGGCTTCACCCCCATGAGCGTGCCCAGCCTGACCAAAGAAGAGGTGCTGTATGGGCACGGGCAGTTCCCCACTGCCCGCGACCAGGTGTACTCGGTAGATGGCGAGGATGCCTTCCTGGCTGGCACGGCCGAGGTGCTGCTCAACTACCTGCACGCCGGAGAGATTCTGCCCGAGAGCGAGTTACCCAAAACTTACTGCGCCCTTTCCCCCTGTTTTCGCAGTGAGGCCGGCTCGGCAGGCAAGGATGTGCGCGGCCTGATGCGCGTGCACCAGTTCAACAAGGTAGAGCAGTATGTGCTCTGTAAGGCCGACCTGGAAGAGTCGAAGAAGTGGTTCGACACCATGCTTTCCATCTCGGAGGGCATCCTGCAAGCCCTCGAGCTGCCTTACCGGGTACTGGAGGTATCCACGGGCGATATGGGCCTGGGCAAGTACCAACAGGTAGACCTGGAAACCTGGGTTCCCAGCGAAAACCGCTACCGCGAGACCCACTCCTGCTCGGCCCTCCTGGACTGGCAGGCCCGGCGGGCCAACCTTCGCTACCGCGACGAAAACGGCAAGGTGCGCTATGCCTACACCCTCAACAACACCGCCCTGGCCACCCCCCGCATCTTGGTGATGCTTCTGGAAAACCACCAGAACGAGGACGGCACCGTTAACGTGCCGAAAGCCGTGCAGCCCTATTTTGGTAAGGAGAGGCTCGAGCCTACCCTCTGA
- a CDS encoding pyridoxal-dependent decarboxylase codes for MSPEEFKRLGYQLIDFIAEYRASLEAQPVMAQVQPGAIKALFSSAPPQQAQGLEGVQEDLKALFPGLTHWQSPNFFAWFPSNAPLSSVLADLVATGLGQTGITWQASPALTEVEEVMTDWLRQMLGLPVQFQGVIQDTASTGTLVALLTAREWATGQSQDRGGLQAEARPLTVYVSDQAHSSVPKAALLAGFGRENLRLIETDEAHAMRLDALEAALKRDLVEGRKPCAVVAAVGTTATTAIDPVRKIAELCQEHGIWLHVDAAMAGSAMILPECRWMWDGIEQADSIVFNPHKWLGVAMDCSLYYVREPEHLIRAMSTNPSYLHSAADGQVKNYKDWGIPLGRRFRALKIWFTLRELGVEGLQTRLRRDLANAKWLEAQVKQTPGWELLAPVPLQTVCVRYNPGGLSPEQLDRHTQDWVARINRTGRAFLTAALLKGRWMVRVSIGAEATERPHVEALWARMQQEAQRVEIGT; via the coding sequence ATGTCGCCGGAAGAGTTTAAGCGTTTGGGCTACCAACTGATTGACTTCATTGCCGAATACCGTGCCAGCCTCGAGGCCCAGCCGGTGATGGCGCAGGTCCAGCCGGGGGCCATCAAAGCCTTGTTTTCTTCGGCTCCCCCTCAACAAGCACAGGGGTTGGAAGGGGTGCAGGAAGACCTGAAAGCGCTTTTCCCCGGCCTGACCCACTGGCAAAGCCCCAATTTCTTCGCCTGGTTTCCATCGAACGCGCCGCTCTCCTCGGTGCTGGCTGATCTTGTGGCCACCGGGCTGGGTCAGACCGGCATCACCTGGCAGGCCAGCCCGGCCCTGACCGAGGTAGAAGAGGTAATGACCGACTGGTTGCGCCAGATGCTGGGCCTGCCGGTGCAGTTTCAGGGGGTTATTCAAGACACTGCCTCCACCGGTACGCTGGTGGCCCTGCTCACTGCGCGCGAATGGGCCACAGGCCAGTCCCAGGATCGGGGTGGGCTCCAGGCCGAGGCCCGTCCCCTCACGGTGTATGTGTCCGACCAGGCCCACAGCTCGGTGCCCAAAGCCGCACTGCTGGCCGGTTTTGGCCGCGAAAACCTGCGCCTGATCGAAACCGACGAGGCCCACGCCATGCGGCTGGATGCGCTCGAGGCCGCCCTCAAGCGCGACCTGGTCGAAGGGCGCAAGCCCTGCGCGGTGGTGGCTGCCGTGGGCACCACGGCCACCACGGCCATTGACCCGGTGCGAAAAATTGCCGAGCTATGCCAAGAACACGGCATCTGGCTACATGTGGACGCGGCCATGGCCGGTTCGGCCATGATTTTGCCGGAGTGCCGGTGGATGTGGGACGGTATCGAGCAAGCCGACTCCATCGTCTTCAATCCCCACAAGTGGCTGGGGGTGGCCATGGACTGCTCGCTCTACTACGTGCGCGAGCCCGAACACCTGATCCGGGCCATGTCCACCAACCCTTCCTACCTCCACTCGGCTGCCGATGGGCAGGTCAAGAACTACAAAGACTGGGGCATCCCGCTGGGCCGTCGCTTTCGAGCGCTTAAGATCTGGTTCACGCTGCGCGAGCTGGGCGTGGAAGGCTTGCAGACGCGACTGCGACGCGACCTGGCCAACGCGAAGTGGCTCGAGGCCCAGGTCAAGCAGACCCCCGGCTGGGAGCTGCTGGCGCCGGTGCCTTTGCAAACGGTGTGTGTACGCTACAACCCCGGGGGCCTGAGCCCGGAGCAACTCGACCGGCACACCCAGGACTGGGTAGCCCGTATCAACCGCACGGGCCGGGCTTTCTTGACCGCAGCCCTGCTCAAAGGACGCTGGATGGTGCGGGTCTCTATTGGCGCGGAGGCCACCGAACGCCCACATGTGGAAGCGCTGTGGGCCCGCATGCAACAAGAAGCCCAGAGGGTGGAAATTGGCACCTGA
- a CDS encoding DEAD/DEAH box helicase, with product MALPKELRPYQTYAEWLRDLEGYAGQLAFVRELPARPPQKTTYNGLFSGVLMALGLQPFSFQAEAFDQMAQGQHLVLATSTASGKSLVFQVPVLKAALEGGTSLLLYPTKALAHDQLGRLRQMGRVLEIEEHIYTYDGDTPEAQRQKARQQGRALLTNPDMLHFGLLPRHADWAEFLSKLRYLVLDELHAYRGVFGTHTALILQRLLRLAWHYGATPQVIAASATIANPAEHAQSLTGLQFSLLTANPSRAEREFAVWVPKALDKEGKHRRSPNLEAALLARHAAEQGLRTLIFTNARRTAELVARYAADERVRPYRAGYTAKERRKLEQALQEGEVRVLVSTSALELGVDIGGLDAVILLGYPGSVSSFWQRAGRAGRAGRRSLVLWIPREDPMDAFFEEHPELLLSSAPESAMADPENPVLFPLHAHCAARELPIALPDVQTASSPDTPLLDPFYKPWQNIQPPLVERYKRLYTPLRQPHQALVLRGFGRSYSLRDNTGTLLGTLDERQAYWEAHPGAVYLHQGESYLVRNLDPQQREIVLLPGLEDYYTQPRAETEIEVLQGEEILNGIWVGPVVLRERVTGYVKKRFVSETVLEEVALLMPELTFQTEAVWFHPCAGLAVLPTLDSTDPIEARWPDQTFLTEALVPSAIHALEHTLIGLLPLFVLAERQDIGGVSYPFYPRPLASGSGPTIFIYDGYPGGVGYARAAARQFPRWIMAARDLLQRCPCEAGCPRCILSPKCGNGNQFLDKQAAHLLAEALCTRYQTGKPN from the coding sequence ATGGCTTTACCCAAAGAACTACGCCCCTACCAGACCTATGCCGAATGGCTGCGCGACCTTGAAGGGTATGCCGGCCAACTGGCCTTTGTGCGGGAGCTGCCCGCACGACCGCCACAAAAAACAACCTACAACGGACTTTTCTCGGGCGTTCTGATGGCCCTGGGGTTGCAGCCCTTCAGCTTTCAGGCCGAAGCCTTCGATCAAATGGCGCAGGGACAGCACCTTGTCCTGGCTACCTCCACGGCCTCGGGCAAAAGCCTGGTCTTCCAGGTGCCGGTGCTCAAAGCCGCCCTCGAGGGCGGAACTTCGTTATTGCTCTACCCCACCAAGGCCCTGGCCCACGACCAGCTCGGCCGGCTGCGGCAGATGGGCCGGGTGCTCGAAATCGAAGAGCACATCTACACCTACGATGGCGACACTCCCGAGGCCCAGCGGCAAAAAGCCCGGCAACAAGGCCGCGCTTTGCTGACCAACCCGGACATGTTGCACTTTGGCTTGTTGCCCCGCCACGCCGACTGGGCGGAGTTCCTATCCAAACTGCGCTACCTGGTACTGGATGAGCTGCACGCTTACCGAGGGGTGTTCGGCACCCATACTGCCCTAATCTTGCAACGATTGCTACGGCTGGCCTGGCACTATGGGGCCACCCCCCAGGTGATCGCAGCCAGCGCCACCATTGCCAACCCCGCCGAGCACGCCCAGAGCCTGACCGGTTTGCAGTTTTCCCTGCTGACGGCCAACCCCTCGAGGGCCGAGCGGGAGTTTGCGGTCTGGGTACCCAAGGCCCTCGATAAGGAAGGCAAACACCGCCGCAGCCCCAACCTCGAGGCGGCCCTGCTGGCCCGCCACGCCGCCGAACAGGGCCTGCGAACCCTGATTTTCACCAACGCCCGCCGCACCGCCGAGCTGGTCGCGCGGTATGCCGCCGACGAGCGGGTGCGGCCCTACCGCGCGGGCTATACAGCAAAAGAGCGCAGAAAACTGGAGCAGGCCTTGCAGGAGGGCGAGGTTCGGGTGCTGGTGAGCACCAGTGCGCTCGAGCTGGGGGTAGATATTGGCGGGCTAGACGCGGTCATTCTGCTGGGTTATCCGGGCTCGGTTAGTTCATTCTGGCAGCGGGCCGGGCGGGCCGGGCGGGCCGGGCGGCGCTCGCTGGTGCTGTGGATTCCGCGGGAAGACCCCATGGATGCCTTTTTCGAGGAACATCCCGAACTGCTCCTGTCCAGCGCCCCCGAGTCGGCCATGGCCGACCCCGAGAACCCCGTGCTTTTCCCCCTGCACGCCCACTGCGCTGCAAGAGAGCTGCCCATTGCCCTACCTGACGTACAGACCGCTTCCAGCCCCGATACCCCGCTCCTCGACCCCTTTTATAAGCCCTGGCAAAATATCCAGCCACCCCTGGTCGAGCGATACAAGCGGCTTTACACCCCGCTGCGCCAACCCCACCAGGCCCTGGTGCTGCGGGGGTTCGGTCGGAGCTATAGCCTGCGCGACAACACCGGTACGCTTTTGGGCACCCTGGACGAGCGGCAGGCCTACTGGGAGGCCCATCCAGGGGCGGTGTATTTGCACCAGGGCGAGAGTTATCTGGTACGCAACCTTGACCCCCAGCAGCGCGAGATCGTGCTGCTGCCGGGCCTCGAGGACTACTACACCCAGCCCCGGGCCGAGACCGAAATCGAGGTGCTGCAGGGAGAGGAAATCCTGAACGGTATCTGGGTGGGGCCGGTGGTGCTGCGGGAGCGGGTCACAGGCTATGTTAAAAAGCGCTTTGTGAGCGAGACGGTTCTGGAAGAAGTGGCCCTCCTGATGCCCGAACTCACCTTCCAGACCGAGGCAGTCTGGTTTCACCCCTGCGCGGGGCTGGCGGTACTGCCCACCCTGGATAGCACGGATCCCATCGAAGCGCGCTGGCCCGACCAAACTTTTCTGACCGAAGCCCTGGTGCCCTCGGCAATCCACGCCCTCGAGCACACCCTGATTGGCCTCCTGCCCCTCTTTGTGCTGGCCGAGCGACAGGACATTGGGGGGGTTTCGTACCCTTTTTATCCCCGGCCCCTGGCCTCCGGTAGCGGCCCGACCATCTTCATCTACGACGGCTACCCCGGCGGGGTAGGGTATGCTCGAGCGGCTGCGCGGCAGTTCCCCCGCTGGATCATGGCGGCGCGAGACCTGCTCCAGCGCTGCCCTTGCGAAGCGGGCTGTCCGCGTTGCATCCTGTCTCCCAAGTGCGGCAACGGCAACCAGTTTCTGGACAAACAAGCCGCCCATTTGCTGGCCGAAGCACTTTGTACTCGATATCAGACTGGAAAGCCCAACTGA
- the mnmE gene encoding tRNA uridine-5-carboxymethylaminomethyl(34) synthesis GTPase MnmE, protein MGLPSLKDVIAAIATPPGKGAVGIVRVSGEGSLELVSRLWQGKNPCQLAGGRFTYGKISDPKTQEILDEALLLVFRKPHSYTGQDSAELHTHGSPAVLRRVLQALFEQGARPAQPGEFTLRAYLSGKMDLAQAESVLSLVEAESDAARRQALRGLSAGLSQKIAHISEELFTLLAHIQAWLDYPEEGVEPARIQETLKPVLLEMEHLLATAPAGRIAQKGARIALVGAPNAGKSSLLNALLGYERAIVTPIPGTTRDYLEAPLEIAGVPIVAVDTAGVRETEDLIEKSGVERALQIAQEADLVLYLADQSQPRPTPPPLPWARTLMVATKADLPPAWTEHSFLRVSSQTGLGLEALRQQIHHRLLGEAPEGEIWISNERHVEALRRAKTHALEALVAPEDLAGVSIEMALDALAEILGKDVSEEVIDRVFRNFCVGK, encoded by the coding sequence GTGGGCCTGCCTTCACTCAAAGACGTAATTGCCGCCATCGCCACCCCCCCGGGCAAAGGGGCGGTAGGGATCGTGCGGGTCTCGGGCGAGGGTAGCCTGGAGCTGGTCTCGAGGCTCTGGCAGGGCAAGAACCCCTGCCAGCTCGCGGGGGGACGGTTCACCTACGGCAAAATCTCCGATCCGAAGACCCAGGAAATTCTGGACGAGGCACTCTTGCTGGTTTTTCGCAAACCCCACTCCTACACCGGCCAGGACAGCGCCGAGCTGCATACCCACGGCTCCCCGGCAGTACTGCGCCGGGTTTTGCAGGCGCTCTTTGAGCAAGGGGCCCGCCCCGCCCAGCCCGGCGAGTTCACCCTAAGGGCTTACCTCAGCGGCAAAATGGACCTGGCCCAGGCCGAGTCGGTGCTGAGCCTGGTAGAGGCCGAGTCGGACGCCGCCCGACGGCAGGCCCTGCGGGGCTTGAGTGCGGGGCTTTCGCAGAAGATTGCCCACATCTCCGAGGAACTCTTTACCCTGCTGGCCCACATCCAGGCCTGGCTGGACTACCCCGAGGAAGGGGTCGAGCCGGCCCGGATTCAAGAGACCCTAAAGCCCGTTTTGCTCGAGATGGAGCACCTGCTGGCCACCGCCCCCGCCGGACGCATCGCCCAGAAGGGCGCCCGCATCGCCCTGGTCGGCGCCCCCAATGCCGGCAAGTCCAGCCTGCTCAATGCGTTGCTGGGCTACGAGCGGGCCATCGTAACCCCTATTCCCGGAACCACCCGCGACTACCTGGAAGCCCCCCTGGAAATAGCCGGGGTGCCCATCGTGGCCGTAGACACCGCCGGCGTTCGCGAGACCGAGGACCTCATCGAGAAAAGCGGGGTGGAGCGGGCCTTGCAGATTGCTCAGGAGGCCGACCTGGTGCTCTACCTGGCCGACCAGAGCCAGCCCCGCCCTACCCCGCCCCCGTTGCCCTGGGCACGTACCCTGATGGTTGCTACCAAAGCCGACCTGCCGCCCGCCTGGACGGAGCATTCGTTTCTGAGGGTCTCGAGCCAGACCGGCCTGGGCCTGGAGGCCTTGCGCCAGCAAATCCATCACCGGCTGCTGGGGGAGGCCCCCGAAGGCGAAATATGGATCAGCAACGAGCGCCACGTGGAGGCCCTGCGCCGCGCGAAAACCCACGCATTGGAGGCCCTAGTGGCCCCCGAAGACCTAGCCGGGGTCTCGATTGAAATGGCCCTGGATGCACTCGCAGAAATTCTGGGCAAGGACGTTTCAGAAGAAGTGATTGACCGGGTCTTTCGCAACTTTTGCGTGGGGAAATAG
- a CDS encoding nucleotidyltransferase domain-containing protein yields the protein MDHVIAQILELLKSDPKVMGILLTGSRARGDATPGSDFDFWVLLSGVNERRFRSEEQQGYLVEMHFRNLVQARDKMRRHAMELYSHLDGKILFDPEGKLAELRAEAQQLFEAHEMPEAERKALAYWLENARRKLQTALSEQAQLKMGYLASIQGWKILEGLWAANHKPLPPAGAVLAHITQLEAPLPHFELMTGLFASDPLTRSKTALVLIDWILPRIN from the coding sequence ATGGACCACGTAATTGCCCAGATTTTAGAGCTGCTCAAGTCCGACCCCAAGGTGATGGGGATTCTGCTCACGGGCTCGCGCGCCCGGGGCGACGCCACCCCAGGCTCCGACTTCGACTTCTGGGTGCTTCTGAGCGGAGTTAACGAGCGCCGGTTCCGCAGCGAGGAGCAGCAGGGTTACCTGGTGGAGATGCATTTTCGCAACCTGGTGCAAGCCCGCGACAAGATGCGCCGCCACGCCATGGAGCTCTACAGCCACCTGGATGGCAAAATCCTCTTCGACCCCGAAGGCAAGCTGGCCGAGCTGCGGGCGGAGGCCCAGCAGCTTTTCGAGGCCCACGAGATGCCCGAGGCTGAACGCAAAGCCCTGGCCTACTGGCTGGAAAATGCCCGGCGCAAGCTCCAGACTGCCCTGAGCGAGCAAGCCCAGCTCAAAATGGGCTACCTGGCCAGCATCCAGGGCTGGAAAATCCTGGAGGGCCTGTGGGCGGCTAACCACAAGCCCCTGCCCCCCGCTGGGGCGGTTCTGGCGCACATCACCCAGCTCGAGGCCCCCCTCCCCCACTTCGAGCTAATGACCGGACTCTTTGCCAGCGACCCCCTCACCCGCAGCAAAACTGCCCTGGTGCTCATTGACTGGATTCTGCCACGCATAAACTAA
- a CDS encoding amino acid ABC transporter permease, with protein sequence MAELRGIVSKRSTQTYIVAVGLMVMGLALTTLCFAAWFQGVEPRWSVILFGLLGVYMVFLGVDEGWLSGLEVTPRCLRLQSFGRWQEYPLEGLEAADGLRDILAGGLQLVLIGKEREALKVPLRRYRNAGQLAQALLDAAWLHNPDLVVMPRLARRLGTPPFGVMAARKGSRKPQWPLI encoded by the coding sequence ATGGCGGAGCTTCGCGGGATCGTTTCAAAACGCAGCACCCAGACTTATATCGTGGCTGTGGGGCTGATGGTAATGGGCCTGGCCCTGACAACCTTGTGTTTCGCAGCCTGGTTTCAAGGCGTCGAACCGCGCTGGTCGGTCATTTTGTTTGGGCTGTTGGGGGTTTACATGGTATTCCTGGGGGTGGACGAGGGCTGGCTCTCGGGCCTCGAGGTCACCCCCCGTTGCTTGCGCCTGCAAAGCTTTGGGCGCTGGCAGGAATACCCCCTGGAGGGGCTGGAGGCGGCAGACGGGCTGCGTGACATTCTGGCCGGCGGACTGCAGCTTGTTTTGATTGGTAAGGAACGCGAGGCCCTAAAAGTGCCGCTCCGGCGCTACCGCAATGCCGGCCAGCTCGCCCAGGCCCTGCTGGATGCCGCCTGGCTGCACAACCCCGACCTGGTGGTTATGCCACGGCTCGCACGCCGCCTGGGCACGCCACCTTTTGGTGTGATGGCTGCCCGGAAGGGCTCGAGAAAGCCTCAGTGGCCTCTAATATGA
- the gatC gene encoding Asp-tRNA(Asn)/Glu-tRNA(Gln) amidotransferase subunit GatC produces the protein MEITPELVKNLGKLSRLALTREEEAKLEGELRSIVVFFEKLGELDTENLPEMARPVEITNRLRADEIRPSLSQSEALSVAIEQEEGQFKVPRVIE, from the coding sequence ATGGAGATTACGCCTGAACTGGTCAAAAATCTGGGCAAGCTTTCACGGCTGGCGCTCACCCGGGAAGAAGAGGCGAAGCTCGAGGGTGAGCTTCGTTCGATTGTGGTTTTTTTTGAAAAGCTGGGCGAGCTGGATACCGAAAACCTACCCGAAATGGCCCGCCCGGTAGAAATTACCAACCGCTTGCGGGCTGATGAAATCCGGCCTTCCTTGAGCCAATCGGAAGCCCTGTCGGTAGCCATCGAACAGGAAGAAGGCCAGTTCAAAGTACCAAGGGTCATTGAATAA
- the mnmD gene encoding tRNA (5-methylaminomethyl-2-thiouridine)(34)-methyltransferase MnmD, producing MAPERSDIYQRLQTEDGSPTLVHPVFGEAYSSRHGAWMQANELYLKLTQTHRHPSPRVLEVGFGLGVNFRATLENCLRRGVFFEYLSYEGYPVSRMILASVGVPLSPAAEQVWMDLLAIWPAHPRAPLRLEGFWGRLEVRFEDVVAATMPSGWATALYFDPFSPQVNPEPWQPGVLQKLFRAAGAGARLATYSVAGRFRRNLAAAGFAVSRVPGVGKKAWTLAEHAGE from the coding sequence TTGGCACCTGAGCGTTCCGACATTTACCAGCGGCTACAGACAGAGGACGGCTCACCCACACTGGTGCATCCGGTATTCGGCGAGGCCTATAGCTCCCGGCATGGGGCCTGGATGCAGGCCAATGAGCTCTACCTGAAGCTCACCCAGACCCATCGGCACCCATCCCCCAGGGTGCTGGAGGTAGGCTTTGGGCTGGGGGTTAATTTCCGGGCGACCCTGGAAAACTGCCTGCGACGCGGGGTGTTTTTTGAATACCTCAGCTACGAGGGCTATCCGGTCTCGAGGATGATACTGGCGTCGGTTGGGGTTCCGCTTTCGCCTGCTGCCGAGCAGGTATGGATGGATTTGCTGGCTATTTGGCCTGCCCATCCGCGGGCCCCTTTACGGCTGGAGGGTTTTTGGGGCAGGCTCGAGGTGCGCTTTGAAGATGTTGTCGCGGCCACCATGCCTTCTGGCTGGGCCACAGCCCTTTACTTTGACCCCTTTAGCCCGCAAGTGAACCCCGAGCCCTGGCAACCCGGTGTGCTGCAAAAGCTGTTCAGGGCGGCTGGTGCGGGTGCACGGCTGGCCACCTACTCGGTGGCGGGCCGCTTTCGCCGCAACCTGGCCGCGGCAGGGTTTGCCGTCAGCAGGGTGCCAGGTGTAGGTAAGAAGGCCTGGACGCTGGCCGAACACGCAGGTGAGTAG
- a CDS encoding cation:proton antiporter family protein — protein MEWLWVGMAYGLGWLANRFGWPPLVGYLAAGFVLWGLQQQPNNLLENLADIGVLLLLFTVGLKLRFSSLLRPEVLGVGGLHLILFALLLGAVVFWAGLSTQAALYLGIGLAFSSTVLAVKLLDDRRELSTFHGRLAVGILILQDLVAIGLMAYAGVKNPTPWALLLLGLPMLRPVVGRILEKSGHDELLLLYGLGLALGGASLARTLGVSPELGALLMGAALAGHPQVSELSRTLWGLKEAFLVGFFLQIGMMGLPNGDGLGLALGLLALLPLKGVLFFALFIAFGLRARTAFVTSVSLLSYSEFALITSLAAVEGNLVPAAYGQLVSLVVAVSLALAAPLNRSVHNLYQQLEPYLLRFERKGRHTDDEPTSIGGAEWLVVGMGRTGGAAYKMLAGQGYRVLGLDADEGKLEFHRAKKRQVRYADAEDPELWERLDLTGLRGVLLTLPDLEAKLRAARGLKQRGFTGLIAATSYHREEDPLLAEAGATLISHPFAEAGERLAERALGLNLVEEPENPQLAETGPD, from the coding sequence ATGGAGTGGCTCTGGGTAGGCATGGCATACGGGCTGGGCTGGCTGGCCAATCGATTCGGCTGGCCGCCTTTGGTGGGGTATCTGGCGGCTGGCTTTGTGTTGTGGGGCCTGCAGCAACAGCCCAACAACCTGCTGGAGAACCTGGCCGATATTGGCGTCTTGCTCCTGCTGTTTACGGTTGGGCTAAAACTGCGCTTTAGCAGCCTGTTGCGCCCCGAAGTCCTGGGGGTGGGGGGGCTGCACCTGATCTTGTTTGCTTTGCTGCTGGGAGCAGTGGTGTTCTGGGCCGGGCTCAGCACCCAGGCGGCTTTGTACCTGGGGATTGGCCTAGCCTTTTCGAGCACCGTGCTGGCCGTCAAGCTTCTGGATGACCGGCGTGAACTATCCACCTTTCACGGTAGGCTTGCAGTCGGAATTCTGATTTTGCAAGACCTGGTAGCCATTGGCCTGATGGCCTATGCCGGGGTCAAGAATCCCACCCCCTGGGCCTTGCTGCTGCTGGGCCTGCCGATGCTGCGGCCTGTGGTGGGGCGCATCCTCGAGAAAAGCGGCCACGACGAGCTTTTGTTGCTTTATGGCCTGGGGCTGGCCCTGGGCGGGGCCAGCCTGGCCCGAACCCTGGGGGTCTCGCCCGAGCTGGGAGCTTTGCTCATGGGCGCCGCGCTGGCCGGACACCCCCAGGTTTCCGAGCTCTCGCGCACGCTGTGGGGGCTCAAAGAAGCCTTTCTGGTGGGCTTCTTTTTGCAAATAGGTATGATGGGCCTGCCAAATGGCGATGGCCTGGGACTGGCTCTGGGGTTGCTGGCCTTGCTGCCCCTCAAGGGTGTACTCTTCTTTGCACTCTTTATCGCTTTTGGCCTGCGGGCCCGCACGGCTTTTGTAACCAGTGTTTCGCTCTTGAGCTACAGCGAGTTTGCCCTGATTACAAGCCTGGCCGCGGTGGAGGGCAACCTTGTACCGGCCGCGTATGGGCAGCTGGTCAGCCTGGTAGTAGCGGTCTCGCTGGCGCTGGCCGCCCCCCTCAACCGCTCGGTGCACAACCTCTACCAGCAGCTCGAGCCCTACCTGCTGCGCTTCGAGCGCAAAGGGCGCCACACCGACGACGAGCCGACCAGCATAGGCGGGGCCGAATGGCTGGTGGTGGGCATGGGCCGCACCGGAGGCGCTGCCTACAAGATGCTGGCCGGTCAGGGCTACCGCGTACTGGGCCTCGACGCCGACGAGGGCAAGCTCGAGTTTCACCGGGCCAAAAAACGACAGGTGCGCTACGCCGATGCTGAAGACCCTGAGCTCTGGGAGCGCCTCGATCTCACCGGCTTGCGCGGGGTGCTGCTCACCCTGCCCGACCTCGAGGCCAAGCTGCGGGCGGCCCGCGGCCTCAAACAGCGGGGTTTTACGGGCCTCATCGCTGCCACCAGCTATCACCGCGAGGAAGACCCCCTCCTGGCGGAAGCAGGCGCCACGCTCATCTCGCATCCCTTCGCCGAGGCCGGAGAGCGTCTGGCTGAGCGTGCCCTGGGCCTCAACCTGGTAGAGGAACCCGAAAACCCCCAGCTCGCCGAGACCGGGCCCGATTGA